Genomic segment of Candoia aspera isolate rCanAsp1 chromosome 2, rCanAsp1.hap2, whole genome shotgun sequence:
cttactcacaggagcttttagtgttttttgcaaactacacagtctaagtatttatcacagggttttatctttaggtcagcacacagctgtggcatttgtgctatatacttgaaattagcaggaccaaatctcctgtgcatcaggtgtacacattggtcatcatatggagtgttgccaactgcagccttgcagcttggcttccttgcattttgcaccatgtacaaggagtcctttaatataccagtagcacacaattttccatgtttacgtatcacaaccatttttcttaaatgttatgacataccctgttgcagccaattgtgccacagataaaaggtttgattgtaaatttggcacatacaacacaccttttacagtttctcccaagcaggataaatacaagtcaccttgtcccataattttggtcacagacccatcagccaaagatacactttgtctttcagttttagacagtgacacaaaagagcttttacaattacataaatgacaattggccccagaatctaacacccatacatcagaattacccttctcagcaacctgtgcaatttgggttgtctgaagagccttcttctgtgttgcccttgtgttcttcttctctgtctttctactcttgggtctcaagggacagtctttctgcaaatgtccagctgaaccacaggtgaagcatcgctggctggctagtgctgtggccttagcttcctttcccttcttttcccttgttttctggtactgcagctttccagaagagatggggggggatctttcctctctcttctcccattcagcaagtaagcgctgtgtaacatacgatggggtgaggtctgcttcaggcatagcctccagggtacaaatcagtgtgtcccatgtttcattcagtgaggacaggaggatataggattttgtgagaggtgtaaattccatccctctctcctgcaactcaacaaacggctgctgaatataatgcaggtgctcaggaaggctatctccttctgcagggtaggctttgtacagcttttttgtcagggtaactttactccctgctgttgcctttatatacaagtctcttaaagcatcccaaaattgctttgcagactgcataccttgcacgtggactagctgattgtcctcaactcccaggataatggtggctctagcccactcatcctgtctcagccattcagcactgggattttggggggtttgctcaccaattggcagccaaagtttctctgcgaagatacatctccatcttcagggcccaattcaaatagttggtctctgataggcgctccagaggcatcgctgagggctgggaggtagccatggctgcttccttcttttgcaagtcacctcagctggcttctttgtcctgtagaccggcagttgctggaaaatctccaggtggctccaaagaaaatcttcacaggtctttgctacctgcctttaaattgtgcatgaggtgtggagctgatctctcttttctctctgggttttactgggctgtttactgggcccataacctattggcagattgctgggaaagcctttggcccaggagagatcagaaaaatcacacaccaggcatttctataaaaataattttatttacagaaaccaaaacatatttaaaagcttctgcattcttgcaggctctcagtgagagcagctacatgcctacacagaagggaaatagaaactaaaacaagtccaggcaagttgttccccccaggtgcaaaaattaacattcgaaaaggagacaaattcaacctcttcacccagccaaaatgattagttaccatattAGTTAATctatagtagaaaacattaacagtccTGATGATACAACCCCCAAGCCACCACCTCCTTTGATATAATATCTGCAGTACTGGAAAGGTTGATTCTGCTTCAGTGCTCCTCGCTTTTCCACCTTGGGAAAGGCATTACAGTACATGTGTCAGATCcctctgatcaaaaggttcacagaaccccttattggagcatcttcctttagtctcttatcactgggaacagactcggtgtcgccagatgggagggggtgttgggttggagtgtgaagtgattatggctagagatttgtggtggttcacatcaaggccagtcagtagagatataccagagagccacctggattgggaaggggggtgacatgctttattggggagtggggggaaaataattatgtgaatgtagttttaaatgtaagtTTTGTGCGGGAATTTTCCATTCGCAGCTTTGCTTGTACtgctcattttgcttcattaaaacagtaaaaggagcttAGACTCTAGACTGTtactgtgtgaatgcttgaatgtgccaatACTTACAACATGATCCAAGCAGCAAGAACTATGCTCCCAAGTGCTCCATCTGGACCACAGTACCTGCAAGTCTGCTTTTCTCCTTCAACAAAGGAGCAGACTGATGAAAGCTGGTAAAAGCTGTGCTTACAGATACTTCATCAGGAGCACCTGTAAGGGTGGCTCTGCTGGTTTCCTTGCAGCAAGAGATGGAAAACTATCACTTCCTACCTGTTCCTGCATGGAGGGAAGTGCTTAATGGAGCTAAGGTAGAGAATAATGGCTCTTTGGCTTCACCCTGCACAGATTGCTTTTCCTACATAGAAGGAGATGACAACAGTCCACCATCTCCTCCTGCAATTACATACTGACACCACCAACTACTGGGCTTTTGAGGACAGATGGGGCTTCCTCATTTCCAATCCTAGCCCTTATATTATTCTGCTCACCTCATTGGAAAACAATCTGGCCACAGATCATTTTAAATGACCTCAAGTTTTTACCATGAAAAATTGTCTAGGCTCTCTTGTCTCTCATTGTCTTGTCTTCTTCTGAGGAATCTGTTTTGCTTAAGGTGAAGTTCTTAATAATTGTTATGCTGATTGTTATGTTTTTTAGAAATGAGGAATCAGTCATTGTTTCCTTATCACAGTAATCCTAAAAAGAAACCAGGTGCATCATGAAGCTATCATGGCACCCAGTAGAATCTAATTTAAATGTCTGTTTCCACCCATTATCTTAAGACCCTGATCAAATTCAAACTCTTACATTTGTTCTTTGCATGTGATAGTGGCTGCTGAAGAATTCTAGAAAACTCAAAAATGTATGGACTCAAAATTATGTGACATTTGATCACAGTGTTGTGCTAATCTGAAatacagatatttttttcttttcaccaaCACTGTTAACTTtgctttattattcatttaaatgGAGTGTGTTCCAGAGAAGCAGACACATAGCAGGGTGTCTTCAGAGTATAGTAACCTGAAATGAATTCAGTGTCTAAAAACCAGCTGAGAAGATGGAAGAGCCACATGAAGTTGTCTGTGGAATAATTATATTGCTTTGAGTTCAGGGACCAAAGTCCATTCTTTGGTATCAGAATTCCACATTCaaagttttacagcactgttgTTCTTTCCATTTGCCCACCTGACCATTAGTACAGCAGCAATGACataaaagggatgcggtggcgctgcgggttaaaccgctgagctgctgagcttgccgatcggaaggtcagcggttcgaatccgcatgacggggtgagctcccgttgctagtcccagctgctgccaacctagcagttcaaaaacatgccaatgtgagtagattaataggtactgcttcggcgggcaggtaacggcgttcttgtttagtcatgctggccacatgaccacggaagtgtctacggacaaacgccggctcttcagctttgaaacagagatgagcaccgccccctagagttggacacgactggacttaatgtcaagggaaacctttaccttttactaatGACATAAAAGTTATTCTCTCAGCCTTTTTCCCCAAGGTCCACAGAAATCCAGGATGCAGAACTTTATAGTTCTGTATAGCTACACAAGTACAGTTCAAAATGTAGCCATCGTATAAGTCTCTAACTTTTGTTACTGAAATACCATCTTCAATTAAGGTGGCTTTTGGGGGGGGCGGGTGCCTTTGAGTCTGTCTCAACAAGTCCCTGtacttttcttgacaagatttcagaaacgGTTTGCCCTTGCTCCTTCCTGAGAGGGAATGACtatcccaaggtcaccaagctggttttgtgcctaaggcgggactagaactcctggtctccagcctggtgccttacccactacaccaaactgtctgtcTAAAAAAACCTGGCGACTGtctggacacgtccctgcagttttttttggcaagatttcagaattggtttgccattgcctgcttcccagggctgagagagagagtttctagcctggtgccttaaccactacaccagactgtctcttttattgttttaggCTGTTTATTTAAAACTTAATGCTGTAAATGTTCACTGAATGCACTGAAATGCTCTTAGTAAAAGTAGTTGTGTTTCCTGTGCTTCCATCCTGGTTGCATCTCATGGGATGTTATTAACGAACCCTATCATATGTACAAAAATGTCtctataaattttaaaagatgttttctTCACAATAATTCACTCTTTCATACAGGAATAAAAGAACAAATAACAGCAAGCAGAAAAAGGTCTGGGAAATATCAAAGAATGCCCCACCTCTCCCCAGCATATCATCCAGGGATACCTAGAAGTATAAAATTATTTGCTCTTCCACATACCTGGAAAAACAGAAGCAACTTTGTAGGTAGGATGTCCCTTCACACACTTTTAATGTGTCTGTATAATATGTTTGGATTAAAAAATCTTGTCTTCCAGATCTTGGTGGTTGGCATCAGACTCCAAATCCATAAATTTTTTTCCACACAAAATCGCTGGGCCAGCTCCCTAAAGGGCTCCAAAGCATTTGCAAGGAGAATTTCTACATGACAATTTTGAACCAGTTTAAAAGCTACTCCAGACCTTTTGTTTCCACAACTTCAGCAGCACTGGAGACCTGAACtggtttatttctggctcagctgcagtGTAGTTGAAATTGCAGACAatgtggttgttttgttttatctttgaGAAACTATGGGTTTGTTTTCCCACTGTCTCATCCCACATCAGTCCTTGAGCTTCAGAAAGAAAGGGATTGCAGGTAAGGGTTTTGTTGCTAAGGTAGTAATGATTTTTGTTCCAAGCAGTTCTTTATCTGTAAGAGCTGCAAAACTATGGAGCCACCTTTCACCTTGAAAGACTTGCTAGGGCAAGGGAAACCCAGaagctgggggagggggtggggggctgtgAGACAAAAGTTTCTGCAAATAGGGAAATGGTCTGCCCACAAATTCAGCAGAACTACAACACTGCAAAGGAAACGTCGGCTTTACTCTGGTTTCAAATAACAACAGTGGAGCcaggaaaacacaagaaaagaaacaaaatcagatTTAGCTATCAAAATCAGCCATAACTATAGAAGTTCAAAGCGAATTCCAAACTGGTACAGTGTCCTTTTGTGGAGGTTTGCTATTCCTCTCCTGCTGCTGTCAGCTGAAACCCACCTTATGTAAAAACTCTGTTGTTTAGAATGTGTTAATCCTGGGTGTGTGTAACATGTAGCTAGCTCCAAAATTAGTAGCAAAATACCGAAACATCTGGAGaaatacctattttttaaaaatatatatttttctaagcaaCTTACTATGTCACCTATtacatctcttttctcttttcatcatttcatttatttatttatttatttgctgctgctgctgctgctatttagGGTGGTTggttagtttgtttgtttcttggtcCCTTCATGtaagcattgactcctggtgattgcctggacaagtccctgcagttttctcggcatgatttcaaaagtggtttgcccttccctgcttcctagtgctgagagagagtgactggcccaaagtcacccagctttgtgcttaaggcaggactagaactcacagtctcccagtttctagcctggtgccttaaccactacaccagactggctctaattTAGGTGCCATTTCATTTTTGGAGACTCGAATGCTTTCTTTTCTCACTCACACGTCCCACCACATTATTCATTATTCAATATTCTTTGTGGGAATGCTATAATAAAAacacttcttttcattttcaccTAGGCTCATCGTTCTGTGATTGAGAACGGCCCTAAACTTCCTCAACTCTGATGGATTGTGAAGCCTGGAATCCCAGGTCGGACGATTAGGACCACCATTAATGAATTAAGGAATAAGAATGATGAGCACCAAGTTGAATTCTAGGTCCTTTTTTggtctcttgtaatctcttcttCTCCCAGTATCATAAACAGGTCTATCAAAGTCTTCACCTCAGGTGATTCCCAGGCATGTCAGCAGCCAATGTTACTAAATGCAATGATTACAGTTGCATTCACCAACTGCAGTTGGTTGGATACAGCTTGATCTTCATAGCAGGCTTATGTCTCAATGTTGCATCCCTCTTGATATTCCTGTACCATCTGAAACTCAAGTCAGTGGTGGCCATCTACATGTGTAATTTGGTTGTGACTGACCTCCTTTTCACCATATCTTTGCCCTTCCGTATCTACTATTATTTCATGGGGGAATGGCTCTTTGGAACTTTCCTTTGTCAAGTCTTTGGTTctcttttccaaataaatatgtacGGAAGTTGCCTTTTCCTGATGTGTATCAACTTGGACCGTTTTATTGCTATTGTCTACCCACTACGCTGGCGCCACCTCCGGCGTCCCAAAGTGGCCCGACTGCTGTGCTGTTTGGTTTGGGTGCTAATCCTGATGGGCTCTATTCCAGTTGCTGTTATCCACAAGACAACTTCATGTACTAAACAAAATGAAACGATTACTTTGTGCTTTGAAAGCTTCAGTAATGACTTGTGGCAGGAAGAACTCTTTTCTCTGGTCATTTTAGCAGAGATTCTTGGCTTTCTCTTCCCTCTGGCCTCTGTGACAGTCTGCTCGGTCCGAATTTTTCAGAAATTATGCCAGGCTGGCAGGATGCAGAGCCTGCGCCAAGAAAAGACCATTCGCATGCTTGTAGTCAATCTGGTCATCTTTATCATCTGCTTCGTACCCTATAACACCATTCTGGCAGCCTATGGGATGATAAAAGCCAATGTGATTAAGACTGAACTCCACACGCGGACTTCAGTGCGCAGTGCCCTTATCGTCACTATGCTACTTGCAAGTATGAACTGTACTCTGGACCCCTTGATCTATTATTTCAATACAGAAGGCTTCAAAAatactttaaagaaaataagaagagGGCAAGCTTGGGATTCTGAGATGGGAACACTTCAGACTCGAGTAACCAAAGCTGATTTTTACAAGGCAGGGAATGCTAAGCAAGGTAACAAACAATTCCCAGTTCAGAATTTGATTGCTCCCTGTGAGGGCTTGCCATTTGCTTCCCCTAAGATATTCTTGAATAGCCCCATTGAAGACTCTGAAATATAGAGATAGAGGAACTGTCAAACTGGGAACTTTTGGAATGAATTACCACTGCAGAAAGTAATTGCCAGAAACATTTGAACAAAATATGAACATTTGATGCACTAAATACTGTAAAGGCCTGTACAGTAAGATGATTTCATATTTTGAGGACAATTTCCAGATATTGATTTTAGATTTTCTCTTCCATCTCCCATTCATCAGAGCTGTCCGATATTCATATGAATGCTATGAATGATGTGAgatatttacaataaaatcactcATTTCCAGGTTCAGTTAAAGCTCTCAACTGTATAGTATGACTTGCTTCAGGATCTGGCATCAGAATGAACTAAGAATGGTTGTGGACCATGGATCATACATGCATGAAATACATGTTGCAGAAATACAAAGTTGTCATTGCTCTGCTTTTCTCCAAAACCTTGTGCCAAAAACATATTAGCTGTTTCCTGTATCTACAATAACTCTACATTGTTAATGTCAGAATGGTTTTTTGAGCTTTGGAAAAATAGCTTATAAATACCTAAAATAAAAAGCCaactaaataaaaaatgaattcctGCATCATTCAGCACTGTCCAGTGATCCAATGCCGAGTGCTAGGCAGAAGGCATTCAGCAAACAGAAAGTTTCAGTGGTATACTAAAGATCTGAATTAGAGAGGGGCTGGAAGGCGCATCTGTGCACAGCCAGCCTCCAATTGCAATGGATAATCTAGTTAAAATTGTAAGAAGCAGAGGGTGAAACTTACAGGGGTCATTATTATACCCCAACCccaaacacacccacacccacaaacACATTTAATGCAAACACTTTATTTCTCAATCTCATCTGTTGCCACCATAAAACTTCTGtgaaagctgtttttttaaagcctGTTTAAATCTTCCATGAAAGGACAATATTACATCTAAAATATAATGTTCAATAAAAAGGTGTTTGGTTCCCACTTTCCCACAACATAGCAGAGGACTGGAAACTTTTGGCTCTCAAGTACCAAAAGGGCCATGATCTCAGTAGTTCTAAATACTTGCATCAGAGAGAAAAAACAATGCCCTTTCTAATTTAGTAGCTAGTTTGACCCATACATCTTCCCAAGTAAATATGCACTGGAAGTATTATCTGAAAAGGTAtgaagtatatttattttgtacaaacATGCGACAGTATTAAAGATCCAAAATGTCCAAAATTGGCTTTAATCTCATCACAGCGACATTCACAAACATGCTACATCCCAAACTCTCCAAAACgcaagaagaataaaattttgtttaaaaatatgagtTTGAATGCCAAGCTTGTCTGTCTTCAATTGTTCTTGAGGACTTCCATAAATGTCAGTATCTTTACTAATGATAATGTTCTGACATGTTAACTCATGGCAAAACTATGAAATATCTATGAATGTATTCACAGGACATTTCTCTAGTAAtcataaaaaaaatcccagaagtaaCCAAAAGCACCAAGAGTGACGCAtgacttgaaggagaccttgTCTTTTTTCCAGGattattgtggattttttttacgGCATTATTATTGAATATATGAAGAGGGGAGAAACAGGTTATACCTTAATTTCAGCCATGGGTAAGGCAGAACGGAATGTTAAACATATTTAAGATCCTGCAGTTAGACTAGATTTTCTGTCTTTGTGGTAAGCCCAAGTAGAAAAAACTTTCCTGCTGTTGCTGTATTGGGCCATCTAGCATGGGAATCAAAGGCAGAGAATGTCCTCcatccttcaaaaaaaaaaaaaacaccactgtGTTATacaattagagaaaaaaaatgccctaattatttgaaaaaatacatttgcattATCAATAAAGAACAGAAGAATATAATGATATTGTCTGTACTTTAAATTGCAGTTTGTCCACTGTTATAAGTTAAAAAGTAAGGTTAATTTAAAAACAGTCATTTGAATTCAGAATTATGGCTCTAACTTGTAATTTAAAGATACACCTCATTAATTTTAGGACTTCATCAGTGATAACAGATTTGCTCTAGTAGCACATACgcagtataaaaacaaaaatgaataaacaaaatgttCCATTCCTATAAAAGCACTAGAAATTGTATATATTACTTGCATAGAATAAAGCAACTCCATCAATGCCTCTGGGATCCTGTAAACATTTTTTGGAAGCTAACTCTATCAGGGCTTCAGTTAACCTCTATCACAACCTGGTCTTGAGCCAGGCTAGTAGTTTGGAGTCAGTCCTGTTCCTCTGCTGCCACCTGGTGTCTCAGAATTTGCCAAAAAGAACAatcatctagtgcagtgtttctcaaccttgggaagatgtgtggacttcaactcccagaattccccagccaaggaaTTCAAatcaaggaatttaaaaaaaaaaaaaaagccaattctgggagttgaagtccacacatcttaaagttcccaaggctgagaaacactgctctagtgcaAGGGAATTGGAGACAGAAGTGATCTTCAACAGGTTTGAGAAGCATTTATAATGTAGGTCAATGAATTTGGTCCTATCGCAAGCCTTTATTGGGGGAGTTTTCAGAAGACCTGGAGTCTGAAACCTAACCACGATGCAGTAAATGCTTCTCTCAGTTACTTTGTATCCTGTCTCCATCTGTCTTTGAAAATAGCAATGAGGAATGTGAGTAACATGTTTATTAAATTAGCAGTATCCgtgatttaaacaaaataaaatacttttgagTTGGCCTAAGAATTTTTCTAATGGCCAGCATCATTTGGATGGGATCTGAGCTAGCTGTaactgatgaggaaagagatcttagagtaatggtaaacagttcaatgaaggtgtTGATGCAGTGTGCACCCGCTGTAAAAAAGACCAACAGCACGTTAGGGATAatttaagacaccaggctagaaaccgggagatggagagttctagtcccgccttaggcacgaaagccggctgggtgaccttgggccagtcacactctctcagcccaacccacctcacagggtggttgttgtggggaaagcaggaggaggaaggagcatgaggtatgttcgccgccttgagttatttataaaaaataaggcagaataaaaatacaatataaataaataaataataagaaacagtattgaaaatagagatgccaatatcataatgcccTTACATAAATGTTgcaaccacatctggaatattgtgtgcagttctggtctctgcacctcaaaaaggatataATGGAGCTAGAAAAAGTTCAGAAGAAGACAACTAAGATGATCAAGTGGCTGGAGTAGCTTCCCCATGAAGTAAGGTGGTGACATTTGGAGCTTTTTAGTCTAAGGAGGTGAATTAAAGGAGACGTGACta
This window contains:
- the LPAR5 gene encoding lysophosphatidic acid receptor 5, which encodes MSAANVTKCNDYSCIHQLQLVGYSLIFIAGLCLNVASLLIFLYHLKLKSVVAIYMCNLVVTDLLFTISLPFRIYYYFMGEWLFGTFLCQVFGSLFQINMYGSCLFLMCINLDRFIAIVYPLRWRHLRRPKVARLLCCLVWVLILMGSIPVAVIHKTTSCTKQNETITLCFESFSNDLWQEELFSLVILAEILGFLFPLASVTVCSVRIFQKLCQAGRMQSLRQEKTIRMLVVNLVIFIICFVPYNTILAAYGMIKANVIKTELHTRTSVRSALIVTMLLASMNCTLDPLIYYFNTEGFKNTLKKIRRGQAWDSEMGTLQTRVTKADFYKAGNAKQGNKQFPVQNLIAPCEGLPFASPKIFLNSPIEDSEI